A window of Devosia chinhatensis genomic DNA:
GGTCTAGCCGCGTTCCAGTGCTCAGCGCCTTTCGAACCATATCGACCAAGGTCGAATTGAGCTGCGATACGTTCCGGCCGACATACTCAGTGAGTGTGCGAGTCCTGTCAGGATCAGATGCGGCCAGCGCAACTATGCCGGTGCCAGCCTGGTCTGCGCGCCCCGCCCGACCCGCGAGATTCCAGAAGTCAGACGCAGACATATCAATTCCGCGTGGATATTGGTGAGATGCCAGCACGACCGCTGTGACGGGAAAATTGAGCCCTTGCGCGATGGTGGTCGTCGCAACGAGCGTATCGAGCTCGCCGTTCTCCATGAGCCACTCCATCAACACCTTGGTGTCGTCCGACAATCCAGAGTGATGCAGTCCTATGCGCTTCTTGATTAGCGATCTAAGCTCGAAATTCGGTCCAAATTCCTCGGCAATGAAATCAGCAACGAAATCGACATTGGTAGTGCTAGATCCACGCGCGGCCAACTTTTGGTCTAGCTCTGGATCTTTCGAGAGAGTTCTTGCCAGCCCCCAAGCATCTTTGACCTTTTGAGCGACGACAATCACAGGCCCTCGCCGATTGAGGCAACTTGCGGTGACTGCAGCAATGTTCGACAGCTTTCCATTCATCTTTGACCACGTGAGACCCAGCTCACGCCCTGAGCAAAGCGGGATCGTGTCGTTGATTTCGATGGTGGAACGAGAAGTGTGCAAGGTGTTTAAGGTCAGCACGAAGTCGCCTGCCTTTCCGCCCTTGGAGGGTTGGGCAAGCACGATCGCGCGGTCGTTTGGCCGCCAATTGAATTCAATCGACATGTCGTCATGACTGTCTGGTGAGAGCCACCTCGCGACTTCGGCACGATTCTCAATGAATGGCGTCAAGAGCAAGAACTGGGAAAATCTGCATTCCCGGTTGATGGTCGCCAGCATCAGTTCGAGACGAAGCCCTCGAGCATCGCTGCCAAGGTTGTGGGCCTCATCAACGACGACCAGGGTGAGCGGGCGGCCAATCTTTTTCTCCCAACCGCCGCGAAGCAACAGGTCGATCTTCTCCGGCGTGCCAACGAGAACCCGGAACGCGGAGTTCGGATCGCGATCAACCAGCAAATCAGCCTCAACGCCATCAATATCGAGGGCAGGGCTGACACGCTCTACAACGATGCCCAGCGGGGCAAAATCACGTCTCAGTTTCGCGCAGACCTGATTCACCAAGGCTCTGGTTGGCGCTATGTATGCCACCCAGCCGCGGTCGCTTTCGAACGCGGCAAGCGCCTGCAGGATGCGAAATTGAGCGATGAAGGTCTTCCCGCCTGAAGTCGGCAAGCTGACCACCACCGATCGCGCGCCTGAGTTCAACAACCCTTGATCCCGAAGCGCCATGCGTTGGGGAGGAAGCATCTCGAAGACGGGTCGATCCTTGGATCGGTCCGCCATGCTCTGGACGAACTGGACAACCCTGCCGCTTGCAGAACGGCCCACCCACCAGATGCTGTTGGCCACCATACGCTCAGCGGCGGCAGCCAGCAGCTTGACGGTCCCATGAAATCCAACGAGTTCAGCTCGTTCGCAAGCAATGATGCTGCGATCGAACTGAGCCTCGAGCTGCGATCGGATATCGAATACATCGCCAACAACGCCTTGCGAGGTGTATATGGCGAGCAGTTCTGCAGCCTTTGAAAGGTGATAGGACGCGATCAAGTGCCACGCGTCAGCGCGAGGACGATCAGACCTTGTGAGAAAATCCTCCTCCGCGCCACGTTGCGCTTGACGAAGTGCAACGACTTCGTGCTGGACGGCGTCGAGATCCGACCACCCATCCTTTCGAATGAGCAGAAGCCAGAGCCGGTAGACTCCATTTCTGACCCGGGCGCCCCAATCTACTTCTTCACCGAGGACGGCTGGAATGCCGTGGCCGCGAATATATCTCCTGACATCGGGGGTACGATCCCCCAAGATGCCGTAACATGCGGTGTGAAGCACGTGGAGCGTCGCGGCCTCGGATTCGCGAGGCAATGCGCTGGCGCGAAGCGCCTCAAATGCCATCTCCGCCGCCTCACGGAGATCGTTTCCCGACCCCGTATGGCCTCCGTCAGCGTCCTCGGATCGATCCAGCAGGTTATGTGCTGCCAGAGCAAACGCATTGGATGTGAAGTCGAACTCGGCGGGGCGCGGCGCTGGTTCGAATCCGATATCAGCGAGGAGGTGCTCCCCGATGGTGTTTCGGGCAGACCCACGCAGATCGTCACTGATCGTGTCAATAATCCACGAAGTCATGATGCCGCCTCGGCTATTCTGACCCAGTCTGAGATAGCCCTTGGCGTGTACCAGGCATCCAGCCGACGACGTGGACCAACAGGGAGCCCGTCCAGCTTCGTGCCGCGCGTCCGCAAATCGTCTGCATGCGGTGCTGTGTCGCGCAACAGTACACCAACGATTGCGAAGTCGGTACCGTCAGACTGCAGGTACCGTTTCAGCGCCATATCATAACGCGCCTTGAAATGAGGAACGCTTCTGCAGCGTGCAAACAGCCACTGGATCAACGTTCGATGGATTTCACGATCGTCAGCCAATGTGTCAATCTGATGGGCAAGCCCGCTGCGTCCGCTCATGACACCAGGTGGGTTATCCGCATGCGAGGAAGTCTTCACTTCACCGAAGAGAAAGATGGTCTCATCGCCGTCACCAAGAAATCCAACTATGTCGGCGCCAGGCAACGAGGCCTTCGGGGTCTTCTTGTCCCGGTTCTCGTTCCAAGGCCAAACCGCATTCAGCTCATCCTCAAGAAGGCACTCAGCCATCGCCTCGCCGACCTCCCAGTCCAAGGGTGGATTAGCTGCCTGGAGCAGGGCGGTCAGGACGCTGGTGTCCATTTCAGCAGTGGTCAGAGCATTCAGGTCGGCGGCGAAATCGTCTTCGAAGGCACTATCGGTAACGCGCTTCCACACTGGCCCACGCAGATAGATGTCGAACTCCACCGGGTCGTCGATCATCACGCCGCGCCAACAGTCGCTAGCGATATCGAGCGGATACGCCTTGGTGATGCTGAACGTTAGTGGCATCGATTCCCCCTATCGATGGCTGAGTATCGCCTTATGACAGCAAAGCACAACCAAAGGATTGACGAGAGAACGAGGCATGGATTGCTTTCCACCACGCTCCACTGGGCTACTGGATAGTTCCGGGGATTCGTGTCCCGGCAAGTGCCCCAGGTCGAGTTCAGAAGTGTCCGGGCATCATTAGCCACGGCTCCACCTGCTGCCGGTCATGGATGGCGCCACAATTGTTTTGAACTCATGCAAGGGCTTGATGGCGCGAGCCTTGAGCCAGGCTATCACGGTCTTGCCACGTTGCGGCTTCGAACGGCGGGCTCATTTTGCGAAGATGGCCTGCCCGTGGTAACGGCCATGCAGGGCGCTAACCGCAGTTTTGGGGCAGGATGCCGTCGTGCTACACCTTCGGATAGCCGGGAGCCGATGCTTCGCCTCAGAATTCTTTGGAATTGCCACATATTGAGTTTGGACCGACAGCATTGCCCGGAGCGTCCGCTGTATATGGTGGTCGCGGAGGAACTTGAATCCCCCGCCTTCGGATTTTAGCACTCTATCCAGCTGAGCTACGTGGCCATACTCTACTTCTCACATTCGGCAGCGCCAAAGCGCCGATGGTGAGAAGTGGAAAACTGGAAACTCGGTCATCGCACTGAGAGTGACCGTGAATTCCTATAAGCACATGT
This region includes:
- a CDS encoding DEAD/DEAH box helicase → MTSWIIDTISDDLRGSARNTIGEHLLADIGFEPAPRPAEFDFTSNAFALAAHNLLDRSEDADGGHTGSGNDLREAAEMAFEALRASALPRESEAATLHVLHTACYGILGDRTPDVRRYIRGHGIPAVLGEEVDWGARVRNGVYRLWLLLIRKDGWSDLDAVQHEVVALRQAQRGAEEDFLTRSDRPRADAWHLIASYHLSKAAELLAIYTSQGVVGDVFDIRSQLEAQFDRSIIACERAELVGFHGTVKLLAAAAERMVANSIWWVGRSASGRVVQFVQSMADRSKDRPVFEMLPPQRMALRDQGLLNSGARSVVVSLPTSGGKTFIAQFRILQALAAFESDRGWVAYIAPTRALVNQVCAKLRRDFAPLGIVVERVSPALDIDGVEADLLVDRDPNSAFRVLVGTPEKIDLLLRGGWEKKIGRPLTLVVVDEAHNLGSDARGLRLELMLATINRECRFSQFLLLTPFIENRAEVARWLSPDSHDDMSIEFNWRPNDRAIVLAQPSKGGKAGDFVLTLNTLHTSRSTIEINDTIPLCSGRELGLTWSKMNGKLSNIAAVTASCLNRRGPVIVVAQKVKDAWGLARTLSKDPELDQKLAARGSSTTNVDFVADFIAEEFGPNFELRSLIKKRIGLHHSGLSDDTKVLMEWLMENGELDTLVATTTIAQGLNFPVTAVVLASHQYPRGIDMSASDFWNLAGRAGRADQAGTGIVALAASDPDRTRTLTEYVGRNVSQLNSTLVDMVRKALSTGTRLDLPALFHIKEWSSFLQYLAHSYRQIGDHAEFATQIEQVLRGSFGFQKLRREDQASANRLVAAVNEYAAIIRNKPLALVDTTGFSWESVSIALAAARDVGIRASSWDASTLFSANNTTLKDAFGVLLQVPELRTELAEVIGGDRGNGDLLARIVKDWVNGASLLDLANEYFRSSKDDETKAMSKACKLVYGRLTSTASWGLSAIQSLTIGNAMDSMTEEEQRTFRNLPSRIYYGVNSDAAIDLRLMGVPRNAAQPLSNYLAAKAPSRGLAPMRAALSGLTAADWGDAVGPAGPTYHRAWRILEGLE